In Caproiciproducens sp. NJN-50, the following are encoded in one genomic region:
- a CDS encoding MarR family winged helix-turn-helix transcriptional regulator: MHKGVSSIGKWISVLYRCRKSFAGRTLEPCGIAGCQYLFLLTLNCEDGASQEKISDDLKIDKTTTAKSIKVLEKNGFVTRVTDPGDRRAYQVFLTQKAKEILPRIQEAMAQWDEFIQADLTEEERRLLEGVLAKMAAKAYQSEYHRNSAASRCRGKSK, encoded by the coding sequence TTGCATAAGGGAGTCAGTTCAATTGGGAAATGGATCTCTGTTCTCTATCGCTGCAGAAAAAGCTTTGCCGGCAGAACGCTGGAACCCTGCGGGATCGCGGGATGCCAGTATCTCTTTTTGCTGACGCTGAACTGTGAGGACGGGGCAAGTCAGGAAAAAATCTCCGACGATTTGAAGATCGATAAGACCACGACGGCAAAATCCATCAAAGTACTGGAAAAGAACGGATTCGTCACGCGGGTGACCGACCCCGGGGACAGGCGGGCTTACCAGGTGTTTCTGACTCAAAAAGCAAAAGAGATTCTGCCGCGCATCCAGGAGGCCATGGCCCAGTGGGATGAGTTTATTCAGGCTGATCTGACGGAGGAAGAACGCCGCCTGTTGGAGGGTGTTCTGGCAAAAATGGCCGCAAAGGCATACCAGAGCGAGTATCACCGCAATTCCGCCGCGTCCCGTTGCCGGGGCAAGAGCAAGTAA
- a CDS encoding ABC transporter ATP-binding protein, giving the protein MSIYGKYFQKYKLLFLTGVSCVVMEAFCDLMQPAMMARIIDDGVKNGKFDTVVRFGLLMLLITAFGACFATARNVLASRVSQNMGADLRSDLFGKIMRFSETSADKIQSGSLITRMTNDTSQVTQFVNGLMRIYVKAPITCVGSIVLAVMLSPNLSVILLFVVAIVTALIVISMKMSYARFAKVQYAIDQVNTVVQEYLMGVRLVKAFGRFRNEEGKFEAANDNLAGRTVSSQLVISYFSPLMSLTVNIGVTVIIYLGSVLFQQGNVEVGRVSAFINYMAQILSSLIMITNIFNTLVRTKASTERIREILASEEDLTAQGLSDGKTEPAAGLRFENVTFAYPNGSGLPALKNISFQVNAGETLAVIGPTGSGKSTLAWLCLRFYDPDSGRIFIDGRDVKALDSGSLRQKIALAPQKSMLFGGTVMENISWGNPGASREEIIAAARAAQADGFISEMSRSYDSVLDQGAINLSGGQKQRISIARALVSHARILILDDCTSALDAVTEAKVRQAISAKGGGEGRTVVLITQRIGTARGADRILVLQNGEKAGFGTHDELMSSCGIYKEIYDSQIGGDGERKWRK; this is encoded by the coding sequence ATGAGCATTTACGGCAAATACTTTCAGAAATATAAGCTTCTGTTTCTTACAGGTGTGAGCTGCGTCGTCATGGAGGCTTTTTGCGACTTGATGCAGCCTGCGATGATGGCCCGCATCATCGACGACGGAGTAAAGAACGGCAAATTTGACACCGTCGTGAGATTCGGGCTGCTGATGCTTTTGATCACGGCGTTCGGGGCGTGCTTTGCGACTGCGAGGAATGTTCTGGCGAGCCGCGTTTCCCAAAACATGGGCGCCGACCTCAGAAGCGATCTGTTCGGGAAGATCATGAGATTTTCCGAAACGAGCGCCGACAAGATCCAGAGCGGTTCGCTCATCACCAGAATGACCAACGACACTTCACAGGTGACGCAGTTTGTCAACGGGCTGATGAGGATCTATGTGAAAGCGCCGATTACCTGCGTCGGCAGCATTGTTCTTGCGGTCATGCTCAGCCCGAACCTCAGCGTGATTTTACTTTTTGTCGTTGCGATTGTCACCGCTCTGATTGTAATCAGCATGAAAATGAGCTATGCCCGCTTTGCCAAGGTGCAGTACGCGATCGATCAGGTCAATACCGTCGTTCAGGAGTACCTGATGGGAGTGCGGCTCGTAAAGGCCTTCGGGCGCTTTCGGAACGAAGAGGGCAAATTTGAGGCGGCAAACGACAATCTGGCGGGCAGAACGGTGTCGTCCCAGCTTGTCATCTCCTATTTTTCACCGCTGATGTCGCTCACCGTTAATATCGGGGTCACAGTGATTATTTACTTAGGCAGCGTGCTTTTCCAGCAGGGAAATGTCGAGGTCGGCAGGGTTTCCGCGTTTATCAACTATATGGCGCAGATCCTTTCCTCGCTGATCATGATCACGAATATATTCAATACGCTTGTCCGCACGAAGGCTTCCACCGAGCGGATCAGGGAGATCCTGGCGAGTGAAGAGGATTTAACGGCACAGGGGCTTTCCGACGGGAAAACGGAGCCGGCCGCCGGATTGAGATTCGAAAATGTGACTTTTGCCTATCCGAACGGGAGCGGGCTTCCCGCTTTGAAAAATATCTCTTTTCAGGTAAACGCAGGGGAGACGCTGGCGGTCATCGGCCCGACAGGCTCCGGAAAATCGACCCTTGCGTGGCTGTGCCTTAGGTTTTACGACCCGGATTCGGGCAGAATCTTCATAGACGGCCGCGACGTCAAAGCGCTCGACAGCGGTTCGCTCCGGCAAAAAATTGCCCTGGCTCCGCAGAAAAGCATGCTGTTCGGCGGAACGGTCATGGAGAATATCTCCTGGGGAAATCCCGGGGCTTCCCGGGAAGAAATAATCGCGGCGGCCCGGGCGGCCCAGGCGGACGGCTTTATCAGTGAAATGTCCCGGAGCTATGACAGCGTGCTCGACCAGGGCGCGATCAATCTTTCCGGCGGGCAGAAGCAGCGCATTTCCATCGCAAGGGCGCTGGTGAGCCATGCGCGGATCCTGATTCTTGACGATTGTACGAGCGCTCTGGACGCGGTCACGGAAGCGAAGGTCCGGCAGGCAATATCGGCCAAGGGGGGCGGAGAGGGCAGAACGGTTGTTCTCATCACGCAGAGGATCGGGACGGCAAGGGGCGCCGATCGGATTCTGGTGCTTCAAAACGGGGAGAAAGCCGGTTTCGGGACGCACGACGAATTGATGTCCTCCTGTGGAATTTATAAGGAGATATACGACTCGCAAATCGGCGGCGACGGGGAGCGGAAATGGCGGAAATAA
- a CDS encoding ABC transporter ATP-binding protein, whose protein sequence is MAEIKSSSTMPTLGRRPGGGARRFAPKEKAKNAKGVLKRLLRLMLRFRKSLVIAMLLTIATSSIAVVGPLLIGNAINTFDTKTASVNSRLLFVILVSLVSCYLAGWVIDTVNGVLMTRLTQRFIKDLRRQFFAKLQKLPLNFYDTRPHGDTMSRITNDVDNVSSTISQATTQLIASVFTICGTFVMMLVLSPLLTAVAMVAIPLFTLLSKTIAGRSRRYFLAQQRELGTLNAMIEESVVGLKMVKAFNRQETVLSEFQTVNGRLRDDSAKAQTWAGFMMPFMNVINNLNFALIAGVGGVLTIKGMATVGLVVSFLTYSKQFGTPLNNLAGMFNNIQSALAGAERVFEIIDETEEPPDQETAKNLENVRGAVEFQNVSFSYLPGKPVLKDVSFSIQPGEVVALVGETGAGKTTVVNLLTRFYELDSGRILIDGNDIAGVARGSLHDCFSVVLQDTCLFTGTIFDNIRYSKPAAADEEVVRAAKLAHADEFITRLPQGYQTAVTGSADNLSLGQRQLIAIARAVLCGAPILILDEATSSVDTKTEKEIQKALLTLMRNRTSFLIAHRLSTIRDADRIMVIDHGKILEMGNHSELMRRRGLYYDMVISQLG, encoded by the coding sequence ATGGCGGAAATAAAAAGCAGTTCGACCATGCCCACTCTGGGCCGCCGGCCCGGCGGCGGCGCGCGGCGCTTCGCCCCGAAGGAAAAAGCCAAGAACGCGAAGGGCGTGCTGAAAAGGCTGCTCAGGCTGATGCTGCGGTTTCGAAAATCGCTGGTTATCGCCATGCTGTTAACGATCGCCACCTCATCGATTGCCGTTGTGGGGCCGCTGCTGATCGGGAACGCGATCAACACGTTTGACACAAAAACCGCAAGTGTGAATTCGCGGCTTCTTTTTGTCATCCTCGTTTCACTCGTCTCGTGTTATCTGGCCGGCTGGGTCATCGATACGGTCAACGGCGTTTTAATGACGAGGCTGACGCAGAGATTCATAAAGGATCTCCGCCGTCAGTTTTTTGCGAAACTCCAGAAGCTGCCGCTCAATTTCTATGATACGCGCCCGCACGGCGACACCATGAGCCGGATTACGAACGACGTGGACAATGTCAGCAGCACCATATCCCAGGCGACTACTCAGCTGATCGCGAGCGTTTTCACGATCTGCGGGACGTTTGTGATGATGCTTGTCCTCAGTCCTTTGCTGACCGCCGTCGCGATGGTCGCGATCCCGCTTTTTACCCTGCTTTCCAAAACGATCGCCGGCAGAAGCAGGCGGTATTTTCTCGCGCAGCAGCGGGAGCTTGGAACGCTCAACGCGATGATCGAGGAGAGCGTCGTCGGGCTTAAAATGGTGAAGGCTTTCAACCGGCAGGAAACGGTGCTGTCCGAGTTCCAAACCGTCAACGGCAGGCTCCGCGACGATTCCGCCAAAGCGCAGACCTGGGCGGGCTTCATGATGCCGTTCATGAACGTGATCAACAATCTGAATTTCGCGCTGATTGCGGGCGTGGGCGGCGTTCTGACGATCAAAGGGATGGCGACGGTCGGCCTCGTCGTGAGCTTTCTCACGTATTCCAAACAGTTTGGAACCCCGCTGAACAATCTTGCGGGTATGTTCAACAACATTCAATCCGCCCTGGCAGGCGCGGAAAGGGTCTTTGAAATCATCGACGAGACCGAGGAGCCGCCTGACCAGGAAACGGCGAAAAATCTGGAAAACGTGCGCGGAGCGGTCGAGTTTCAGAATGTGTCGTTTTCCTATCTGCCCGGGAAGCCGGTTTTGAAAGACGTCAGCTTTTCCATACAGCCCGGCGAGGTGGTTGCGCTTGTGGGAGAGACCGGAGCAGGCAAGACGACGGTCGTCAACCTGCTGACCCGCTTTTACGAGCTTGACAGCGGAAGGATCCTGATCGACGGAAACGATATTGCCGGCGTCGCGCGGGGGTCGCTGCACGACTGCTTTTCCGTTGTCCTGCAGGATACCTGCCTGTTCACGGGAACAATTTTTGACAATATCAGGTACTCCAAGCCAGCGGCGGCGGATGAAGAAGTCGTCCGGGCCGCGAAGCTCGCCCACGCGGACGAGTTTATTACCCGGCTGCCGCAGGGATACCAAACGGCTGTGACCGGCAGCGCAGATAATCTCAGCCTCGGCCAGCGCCAGCTGATCGCGATCGCGCGGGCTGTTTTATGCGGCGCGCCGATTCTGATCCTGGACGAGGCCACAAGCAGCGTGGATACGAAAACGGAAAAAGAAATACAGAAAGCGCTGCTTACACTGATGAGGAACCGGACCAGCTTCCTGATCGCCCACCGGCTTTCGACCATACGCGACGCAGACCGGATCATGGTCATAGACCATGGCAAAATCCTGGAAATGGGCAACCACAGCGAGCTGATGAGAAGGAGAGGCTTATATTATGATATGGTGATAAGCCAGCTTGGGTAA
- a CDS encoding aldo/keto reductase, translated as MNTVKLGKTNLVVNKNGFGALPIQRVDKKNAVRILRKAFDGGINYYDSARAYSDSEEKLGAAFSWVRDQIVISTKTAAGNAEGFWKDLEQSLRDLRTDYIDIYQFHNPDFCPRPGDESGLYDAMLKAQAQGKIRFIGITNHRLSVAKEAADSGLYDTIQFPFSYLSTGADLKIVEACRDNGIGFIAMKALSGGLITDSAMAYAYLEQFDNVEPIWGIQRGSELDEFLSYQDRPPVLSEEMKRRVESDRKELAGEFCRGCGYCMPCPAEISINTCARMSLLLRRAPQESYLSEKWQKEMKKIENCLHCNQCMSKCPYGLNTPDLLKKNYEDYQTFLKPVCQE; from the coding sequence ATGAATACCGTAAAATTGGGAAAAACAAATCTTGTTGTCAATAAAAACGGATTCGGGGCGCTCCCCATCCAGCGGGTGGACAAAAAGAATGCCGTCCGTATCCTGCGGAAGGCATTCGACGGCGGCATCAACTATTACGACTCGGCGCGGGCGTATTCCGACAGCGAGGAAAAGCTCGGCGCCGCCTTTTCCTGGGTCAGGGACCAGATTGTCATCAGCACAAAAACGGCGGCTGGCAATGCGGAAGGGTTCTGGAAGGATCTGGAGCAGAGCCTTAGGGATCTTCGGACGGATTACATCGACATCTATCAGTTCCACAACCCGGATTTCTGTCCGAGGCCGGGCGATGAATCCGGTCTCTACGATGCCATGCTCAAAGCGCAGGCACAGGGAAAAATACGGTTTATCGGCATTACAAACCACAGGCTGTCGGTTGCGAAGGAGGCGGCGGACTCCGGCCTGTATGATACGATCCAGTTCCCTTTCAGCTATCTTTCCACCGGCGCGGACCTGAAAATCGTGGAAGCCTGCAGGGACAACGGGATCGGCTTTATTGCCATGAAAGCCCTGTCGGGCGGCCTGATCACGGATTCCGCAATGGCTTACGCCTATCTGGAGCAATTTGACAATGTCGAGCCGATCTGGGGGATCCAGCGCGGAAGCGAATTGGATGAATTCCTTTCCTATCAGGACCGTCCTCCGGTCCTGTCGGAGGAGATGAAGCGGCGGGTCGAGTCCGACAGAAAAGAGCTTGCCGGAGAGTTCTGCCGCGGATGCGGCTATTGCATGCCGTGCCCGGCGGAAATATCCATCAATACCTGCGCAAGGATGAGCCTTCTGCTTCGGCGCGCTCCGCAGGAATCGTATCTGTCGGAAAAATGGCAGAAGGAAATGAAAAAAATTGAAAACTGTCTCCACTGCAACCAATGCATGAGCAAGTGCCCTTACGGATTAAATACACCGGATCTGCTGAAAAAGAATTATGAGGATTATCAGACATTTTTAAAGCCTGTTTGTCAGGAGTAA
- a CDS encoding OsmC family protein: MVISKSRSENYCTEISNQTAIIFSDVKEDKGGSGRYFRPDELLCSSLASCLNMTIRMGLDHRKIEYDQIVVKVDLDQSDENKTKFLIDVDVTGGISEETRQLVKRLAGACPIRKALSKQIEFEAMQK, translated from the coding sequence ATGGTTATTTCCAAAAGCAGAAGCGAAAATTACTGTACAGAAATTTCGAATCAGACCGCGATAATCTTCTCGGATGTCAAAGAGGACAAGGGCGGAAGCGGGCGGTACTTCCGGCCGGATGAACTGCTGTGTTCGTCGCTGGCCTCCTGCCTCAATATGACGATCCGGATGGGGCTGGATCACCGGAAAATAGAATATGATCAGATCGTCGTCAAAGTCGATTTGGACCAAAGCGACGAAAATAAAACGAAATTTCTGATCGATGTGGATGTTACCGGCGGCATTTCGGAAGAGACAAGACAGCTTGTCAAAAGACTGGCCGGCGCATGCCCGATCAGAAAGGCCCTGTCAAAGCAGATCGAATTTGAAGCGATGCAAAAATAA
- a CDS encoding ketopantoate reductase family protein encodes MEIKNAAIIGLGAIGSVYGNLLHRAYGRNFAAVAGGARAERLRKSGVKVNGVPFFPQVKEPGMDFAADLILVCVKNYQLDEAIRDIRGFVGPGTVLLPLLNGVTARERLKEAFPKNRVFYGLAIYIDAVRTEDGVAHTKDGVIQFGEAANAALSPEVAAVRSYLVNAGIQAEVCEDMVRAVWKKWMLNVGVNQVSAATRSPYGKITTVPSTLALFREAMMEVVALAKASGIHLDEKDVLEFEGAMGNFSPQGKTSMLQDVEAGRRTEVDYFAGTVEELGKKLNVPTPVNHVLLLLLRSIEAMYGC; translated from the coding sequence ATGGAAATCAAAAATGCCGCAATTATCGGCCTGGGAGCGATCGGGTCGGTCTATGGCAATCTGCTTCACCGGGCTTACGGCCGGAATTTCGCGGCCGTCGCCGGCGGCGCGCGCGCGGAGCGCCTGAGAAAAAGCGGCGTAAAGGTCAACGGCGTTCCTTTTTTTCCGCAGGTCAAAGAACCCGGCATGGACTTTGCAGCCGATTTGATTCTTGTGTGTGTCAAAAACTACCAGCTTGACGAGGCAATCCGCGATATCCGCGGATTTGTCGGCCCCGGGACGGTGCTGCTTCCGCTCCTGAACGGCGTGACCGCGCGGGAGCGTCTGAAGGAAGCTTTTCCGAAGAACAGGGTTTTTTACGGGCTTGCCATTTATATCGACGCCGTTCGCACGGAAGACGGAGTCGCACATACCAAAGACGGCGTCATTCAGTTCGGGGAAGCCGCGAACGCCGCGCTTTCGCCCGAGGTTGCCGCCGTGCGCAGCTATTTGGTCAACGCGGGGATTCAGGCGGAGGTTTGCGAGGATATGGTGCGCGCGGTCTGGAAAAAGTGGATGCTGAACGTCGGCGTCAACCAGGTATCCGCGGCAACCCGTTCCCCCTATGGAAAGATCACCACGGTCCCCTCCACCCTGGCCTTGTTCCGCGAAGCGATGATGGAAGTCGTCGCGCTGGCGAAGGCTTCCGGCATTCATCTGGATGAAAAGGACGTCCTGGAATTCGAGGGGGCAATGGGGAATTTTTCACCGCAGGGAAAAACCTCCATGCTGCAGGATGTGGAAGCGGGACGCCGCACGGAGGTTGACTATTTCGCCGGGACAGTGGAAGAGTTGGGGAAAAAGCTGAACGTCCCGACCCCGGTCAACCATGTGCTGCTTTTGCTTCTGCGTTCCATTGAGGCAATGTACGGATGCTGA
- a CDS encoding methyl-accepting chemotaxis protein — protein MKRFKSLKKKLIVCIVGIIFVTSVLNLAVGIYASYKGITKNVESDLKSIGQTANIAIDTSLNNMKLNIRSVAESSEIGKSGVSPSDLLKMLDTKKQQMGYQTLSLVNGSGTIFSDDASLNGKNIADQEYFKKALSGETYLSGTTYDINKKLCVIACAPVSNDNDYQGIVMATLDPQVYSSIIKNIVIGTTGNVFITDKEGTLIANIRPALVESRTNFIQMAKTDSTYATAAVVYQHMAQGKSGVEVYSYETGDRICYYAPIKDTDGWAFGVVAPIVEMTSPIWLSVFGLGLASLLCIVLGVILSTVLSRSIANPILTVCDRLKLLSAGDLHTDTVEVKARDETAVLASSLNKTVLGLRGYIEEISHVLHEVAYGNMCVQAQKNFEGDFIPIQKSLAFIIEALNGILSEINGSSDQIASGSQQVSAGAQALAQGSSEQAGSIEELSKTIAEISNHVKQNARDAAEASGNMGRVRSEIEASNGHMGEMVSAMDRISESSNQIGKIIKTIQNIAFQTNILALNAAVEAARAGDAGKGFAVVADEVRNLAGKSSEAAKDTTVLIENTMHLVEEGSKIANQTAESLSAVVESIQTVSERVDSISGATLQQSDAVGQVSSGVTQISDVVQTNSATAEESAAASEELSGQAQVLKSLVGKFQLNIQSGEGQGA, from the coding sequence ATGAAAAGGTTTAAATCGCTGAAGAAAAAGCTGATTGTATGCATTGTTGGAATTATATTTGTGACTTCCGTACTGAATCTCGCCGTCGGAATCTACGCAAGTTACAAAGGCATCACGAAAAACGTGGAGAGCGACCTGAAATCCATCGGCCAGACGGCAAACATCGCAATCGATACCTCTCTGAACAATATGAAGCTCAACATCCGGTCCGTCGCGGAATCCAGCGAAATCGGAAAATCGGGTGTCTCCCCGTCCGATCTCCTGAAGATGCTCGACACCAAAAAACAGCAGATGGGCTACCAGACCCTGAGCCTTGTGAACGGCAGCGGAACAATTTTCAGCGACGACGCTTCGCTGAACGGCAAAAACATCGCCGATCAGGAATATTTCAAAAAGGCGCTCTCAGGGGAAACCTATCTTTCCGGAACCACGTACGATATCAACAAAAAACTCTGCGTAATCGCCTGCGCCCCGGTTTCCAACGACAATGATTATCAGGGGATCGTCATGGCCACCCTCGACCCGCAGGTTTACAGCAGCATTATCAAAAATATCGTGATCGGAACAACCGGGAATGTCTTTATCACCGACAAGGAAGGGACCCTGATCGCAAACATCCGGCCCGCGCTGGTGGAAAGCCGGACGAACTTCATTCAAATGGCCAAGACCGACTCCACGTATGCCACCGCCGCCGTCGTTTACCAGCATATGGCTCAGGGCAAAAGCGGAGTGGAAGTCTATTCATACGAGACGGGAGACCGGATCTGCTATTATGCCCCCATCAAGGATACGGACGGCTGGGCTTTCGGCGTTGTGGCGCCGATCGTAGAAATGACTTCGCCGATCTGGCTGTCCGTTTTCGGCCTCGGCTTGGCGTCGCTGCTGTGCATCGTTCTTGGGGTCATCCTCTCCACTGTGCTCTCAAGGTCGATCGCCAACCCGATTCTGACCGTATGCGACAGGCTGAAGCTTTTGTCGGCCGGAGATCTGCATACTGACACCGTCGAAGTCAAAGCCAGGGATGAAACGGCGGTTCTGGCTTCTTCGCTGAACAAAACCGTATTGGGGCTGCGCGGCTACATTGAGGAAATCTCTCACGTGCTTCACGAGGTCGCTTACGGGAACATGTGCGTGCAGGCCCAAAAAAATTTTGAGGGGGATTTTATTCCCATCCAGAAATCCCTTGCCTTTATCATAGAAGCTCTGAACGGCATCCTGTCCGAGATCAACGGTTCCTCCGATCAGATTGCGAGCGGCTCCCAACAGGTTTCCGCCGGGGCGCAGGCGCTGGCTCAGGGTTCCTCGGAACAGGCGGGTTCCATTGAGGAGCTGTCAAAGACGATTGCCGAAATCTCGAACCATGTGAAACAAAACGCGCGGGACGCCGCGGAGGCAAGCGGCAATATGGGCCGTGTCAGGTCTGAGATCGAAGCGAGCAACGGGCACATGGGGGAGATGGTCTCCGCCATGGACCGGATCAGCGAATCCTCCAATCAAATCGGAAAGATCATCAAAACTATTCAGAATATCGCTTTCCAGACCAACATTCTGGCCCTGAATGCCGCGGTCGAGGCCGCCAGGGCCGGCGATGCGGGCAAAGGGTTTGCGGTCGTGGCGGATGAAGTCAGAAATCTGGCCGGCAAAAGCTCGGAGGCGGCTAAAGACACAACCGTATTGATCGAGAACACCATGCATTTGGTGGAAGAAGGTTCAAAGATTGCGAACCAGACCGCGGAATCGTTGTCCGCCGTTGTCGAAAGCATCCAGACTGTTTCGGAGAGGGTCGACAGTATCTCCGGCGCTACCCTGCAGCAGTCCGACGCGGTCGGCCAGGTATCCTCAGGCGTCACGCAGATTTCGGATGTGGTACAGACCAATTCCGCCACGGCGGAGGAAAGCGCCGCCGCAAGCGAGGAACTGTCCGGGCAGGCTCAGGTTCTGAAATCGCTGGTCGGCAAATTCCAGCTGAACATCCAAAGCGGCGAAGGCCAGGGCGCTTAA
- a CDS encoding diaminopimelate decarboxylase gives MKKPFVTLEKLKEIEKEFPTPFYLYDEKGIRENARKIRKAFSWNPGYREYFAVKATPNPYLLRLLKKEGCGADCSSLTELMLSDAAGLKGREIMFSSNDTPDEDFLLAAKLGATINLDDFTHIDILDRLAGIPETISCRYNPGGVFKASNAIMDNPGEAKYGFTREQMAEGFKKLMRLGAEHFGIHAFLASNTTGDEYYPALAGILFQLAVDLHRETGAHISFINLSGGVGVAYRPDQTPPDILKIGRQVKKVYEQILVPAGMGDVSIYTEMGRFMLGPYGILAAKAIREKHIYKEYIGLDACAANLMRPAMYGAYHHITVMGKEDAPCDHKYDVTGGLCENNDKFAVDRMLPKIDMGDLLVIHDAGAHGHSMGYNYNGKLRSAEVLLHEDGSFDLIRRAETPADYFATLDFPGLPKK, from the coding sequence ATGAAAAAGCCTTTTGTCACACTGGAAAAGCTGAAAGAAATCGAGAAGGAGTTCCCAACCCCTTTTTATCTGTACGATGAGAAGGGCATCCGGGAAAACGCGAGAAAAATCAGGAAGGCGTTTTCCTGGAATCCGGGTTACCGGGAATATTTCGCGGTCAAGGCCACCCCGAATCCCTATCTGCTCCGGCTGCTGAAAAAAGAGGGCTGCGGCGCGGACTGTTCCTCCCTGACCGAATTGATGCTGTCCGACGCGGCCGGCCTGAAAGGGCGGGAAATCATGTTTTCCTCCAACGACACGCCGGACGAGGACTTTCTCCTCGCCGCGAAGCTGGGCGCGACCATCAATCTGGACGATTTCACCCACATCGACATTCTGGACCGTCTCGCCGGCATCCCGGAAACCATCAGCTGCCGCTACAACCCCGGCGGGGTCTTCAAGGCGAGCAACGCGATCATGGACAACCCCGGCGAGGCGAAATACGGTTTCACCCGCGAGCAGATGGCGGAAGGGTTCAAAAAGCTGATGCGGCTGGGGGCAGAGCATTTCGGTATCCACGCATTCCTCGCCAGCAACACGACCGGGGACGAATACTATCCCGCCCTCGCCGGGATCCTGTTTCAGCTGGCGGTCGACCTGCACCGGGAAACCGGCGCTCATATTTCCTTCATCAATCTGTCCGGCGGCGTCGGCGTTGCCTACCGCCCGGACCAGACCCCTCCGGACATTCTGAAAATCGGACGCCAGGTCAAAAAGGTCTACGAGCAGATCCTGGTGCCCGCGGGCATGGGCGACGTCTCGATTTACACGGAAATGGGCCGTTTCATGCTGGGCCCCTACGGTATTTTAGCCGCAAAAGCCATCCGGGAAAAGCACATCTACAAGGAATATATCGGGCTGGACGCCTGCGCGGCCAACCTGATGCGCCCCGCGATGTACGGGGCTTACCACCACATCACGGTCATGGGCAAGGAGGACGCGCCCTGCGACCACAAGTACGATGTGACGGGCGGCCTGTGCGAAAACAACGATAAATTCGCCGTAGACCGGATGCTGCCGAAAATCGACATGGGCGATCTGCTCGTCATCCACGACGCGGGCGCGCACGGGCATTCCATGGGCTACAACTACAATGGAAAGCTCCGCAGCGCGGAGGTTCTTCTTCACGAAGACGGTTCCTTTGACCTGATCCGCCGCGCCGAAACCCCCGCCGACTATTTCGCGACGCTCGATTTCCCCGGTCTGCCGAAAAAATAA
- a CDS encoding TrmB family transcriptional regulator — protein sequence MGGDDTESVSLLTHFGLTQQEAKIYLALLSQGDLTGYEAAKVTGISRSNTYSALSGLVEKGAARLVEGAATRYAPVPLEEFCGNCIYNLQKDAGELGQMQPKRRKDSGGYITIAGEKQILLKMRNLLHGARERVYASMSAELTERILPELRDMAGRGLKVVVITDRPLDLPGATVYCTERKQRQIRLIVDSGSVLTGDLDDGENSTCLYSSKDNLVSLFKEDLKNEIRLIELTKGRE from the coding sequence ATAGGGGGCGACGATACGGAATCGGTTTCACTTCTGACCCATTTCGGCCTGACGCAGCAGGAGGCAAAAATTTACCTGGCTCTGCTCTCGCAGGGCGACCTGACCGGCTATGAAGCCGCAAAGGTCACGGGAATCTCCCGCTCCAACACTTATTCGGCGCTGTCCGGGCTGGTGGAAAAAGGGGCGGCCAGATTGGTGGAAGGCGCCGCGACCCGGTACGCGCCGGTTCCCCTTGAGGAATTCTGCGGCAACTGCATTTACAACCTGCAGAAAGACGCCGGAGAACTGGGCCAAATGCAGCCGAAGCGCAGGAAGGACTCCGGAGGATACATCACCATCGCAGGCGAAAAACAGATTCTGCTGAAAATGAGGAACCTTCTGCATGGGGCAAGGGAGCGGGTCTACGCCTCCATGTCCGCGGAACTGACGGAACGGATTCTGCCGGAGCTGCGCGATATGGCGGGGCGCGGACTGAAAGTCGTCGTCATCACCGACCGGCCTCTCGACCTGCCCGGCGCCACCGTTTACTGCACGGAGCGAAAGCAGAGACAGATCCGGCTGATCGTGGATTCGGGCAGCGTCCTGACCGGGGACCTGGACGACGGCGAAAACTCGACCTGTCTCTATTCCAGCAAAGATAACCTGGTCAGCCTGTTCAAGGAAGACCTGAAAAACGAGATCAGGCTGATCGAATTGACCAAGGGAAGGGAGTAA
- the trxA gene encoding thioredoxin produces the protein MAVVTVTQDNFESEVLKSDKPVLVDFWASWCGPCRMVSPIVDEIGNESDGRYMVGKVNVDEQPDIAAKYNIMSIPTLIVFKDGTPSQTSVGVRSKQDILSMLD, from the coding sequence ATGGCAGTTGTAACAGTGACACAGGACAATTTCGAATCCGAAGTTTTAAAATCCGATAAGCCGGTCCTTGTGGATTTTTGGGCGTCATGGTGCGGCCCCTGCCGCATGGTTTCCCCAATTGTCGACGAAATCGGCAACGAATCCGATGGAAGATACATGGTGGGGAAAGTCAATGTGGACGAACAGCCGGATATCGCGGCAAAGTACAATATTATGAGCATTCCGACGCTGATTGTATTCAAAGACGGCACGCCCTCGCAGACCTCGGTCGGAGTGCGCAGCAAACAGGACATTCTGTCCATGCTGGATTAA